Proteins encoded by one window of Dioscorea cayenensis subsp. rotundata cultivar TDr96_F1 chromosome 6, TDr96_F1_v2_PseudoChromosome.rev07_lg8_w22 25.fasta, whole genome shotgun sequence:
- the LOC120262898 gene encoding ribonucleoside-diphosphate reductase small chain A translates to MGSEKKESDGEEEVMEEPLLAESSQRFCMFPIKYRELWEMYKKALASFWTADEVDLSCDVQHWETLLDSEKHFISHVLAFFASSDGIVLENLAARFLKDVQIPEARAFYGFQIAMENIHSEMYSLLLETFIKDPKEKHMLFNAIENVPCVAKKAKWALDWIESSNSFAERLVAFACVEGIFFSGSFCAIFWLKKRGLMPGLTFSNELISRDEGLHCDFACLLYRLLVKHLSWQKVHKIIHDAVEIEIEFVCDALPCDLIGMNSVLMSQYIRFVADHLLVSLGCQKKYNVDNPFEWMEFISLQGKANFFEKRVGDYQKASVMSNLQNGNGSYVFRTDEDF, encoded by the exons ATGGGTTCGGAGAAGAAGGAGAGTGATGGAGAGGAGGAAGTGATGGAGGAGCCGTTGCTTGCGGAGAGTTCACAGAGGTTTTGCATGTTCCCAATCAAGTATAGAGAGCTCTGGGAGATGTACAAGAAGGCTCTGGCTAGTTTCTGGACTG CTGACGAAGTTGACCTCTCATGTGACGTTCAACATTGGGAAACTTTGCTGGATTCTGAGAAGCACTTCATAAGCCACGTGCTAGCATTTTTTGCATCGTCTGATGGTATTGTCCTGGAGAACCTTGCAGCAAGATTCTTGAAGGATGTTCAAATTCCTGAG GCTCGAGCATTTTATGGCTTTCAGATAGCCATGGAGAACATTCATTCTG AGATGTACAGCCTACTTCTTGAGACATTTATTAAAGATCCTAAAGAGAAGCACATGTTGTTTAATGCTATTGAAAACGTTCCTTGTGTAGCAAAGAAGGCTAAGTGGGCATTGGACTGGATTGAAAG CTCCAATTCATTTGCAGAGAGGCTTGTGGCCTTTGCCTGTGTTGAGGGGATATTTTTCTCTGGAAG TTTCTGTGCCATATTTTGGCTGAAAAAGAGGGGTCTCATGCCAGGCTTGACCTTCTCAAATGAGCTGATTTCAAGAGATGAAGGTCTCCATTGTGACTTTGCATGCCTTTTATACag ACTTCTAGTTAAACATCTCAGTTGGCAAAAGGTCCACAAAATCATTCACGACGCCGTTGAGATTGAAATAGAATTTGTTTGCGATGCCCTTCCGTGTGATTTGATTGGGATGAATTCAGTGCTCATGAGCCAATACATTAGATTCGTCGCCGATCACCTATTG GTTTCCTTGGGATGCCAGAAGAAGTACAATGTCGATAACCCATTTGAGTGGATGGAATTCATCTCTCTGCA GGGTAAAGCTAATTTCTTCGAGAAACGAGTAGGAGATTATCAGAAGGCGTCGGTGATGTCAAACCTCCAAAATGGGAATGGAAGTTATGTATTTAGGACCGACGAAGACTTCTAG